A region of the Desulfobacter postgatei 2ac9 genome:
GTGGATGGAAAAGGTATCGGTGATGTGGGGCGCTCCGTGCTTAAAGAGCGCCGGGAACTGTCCGAAGGCGGTCTTGTGGTGGTGACCATGATTATTGACGAGGAGACAGGGGTGGTACTGTACGGACCGGAACTGATTTCCAAAGGGTTTGTATTTGATTCCGCCACAGGCTACCTTGTGGACGATGCCCAGTGCGTAATCCTGGAGATTGTTGAAGAGATTGAAGCCGGGATTGAGTGCCGGGTGGAACTGATTCGAAAAAAACTGCAGCGGGCGCTCAAACAGTATTTTGCCTTTGCCATAAATCGCAGGCCCTTGATTGTACCCATTATTATCGAAGTATGAAAAAAGAACTGTTCGGCGTCTTTTTAATATTTTTGATTATCCTGACATCGGTAAGTCTTTTTTCATACCATGCTGCCGATCCGTGTGTGGGTAATCATTTCTTTACCTTCCCACACCATGTGAACAATCAGTTCGGCCTGATCGGAGCACATGTTGCCGGGTTGTTTATCTATTTGTTTGGTATTGGTTCCCTGTGGGTACCATTGATTCTTTGTCTTTTAGGTCTGTGGCTTATCAGAAAAAAATCCCGGAAAGAGATCGGGTTGACCCTTGCAGGGGGAGTGATCCTGATAATCTCCACGGGTAGTATTCTTTTCCTGTTTAGTGAAACCTATGCGTTTTCCGACACCACGATTTCTGCCGGCGGAAAAGTGGGCGATTGGCTTGCGGGGTTTTTGCTCAAATATGCCAATATCACCGGCTGTGTCATATTTCTATGTTTTTTTGTGCTGGTGGGCGGTATGCTGGTTACCGGCATTTCATTAAAAGCGGTGCTTGATGTTATCTGGTACTGGTTGATTCGGCTTTCCCTGACAATCAAGCAGGAGATGGCCGAAGGTGTAGGGTATTTAAGGCAAATCCTGGAAAACAAAAGAGAGCAGAGAAAAGCAGCCGGGTTTGTTTGGGCCGAAAAATTAAAAGCCTTGACTGTTCTGCCAAGATCCGATGAAAAAGATGGTGGGGATGATGTTGAGGCTGATATTCATGTGCCCGATTTTTTTTCTGAGCCGGGAATAGACGCAAATCTGAGCCCCAAAAAGATTAATGCCCCCATGCCCCGTTCCGGCAAAGTCTCTTCACCCCCAAAAAAATCCGAGTCCGAAAAATTCGTTGGTCCCACGATTGTGGAAGTGGCAACTGATGACAAAGAGTATGTGGCGGACCCCTCCATAAACGATATCCGGGAAAAGCGCAATTTTATTCTGCCTGGTTTGTCTTTTCTGGATGAGAAACAAAAACTTCGCAGGCAGATCGACACCGATGAACTCCAGAACAAGGCAAGCATCTTGAAGAAAAAGCTGGAGGATTTCAATGTCAAGGGCGAAGTGGTGGAAATTCTTCCTGGTCCTGTTATCACCACATTTGAATATCGTCCGGCGCCCGGCATCAAATTGTCAAAAATTGTAGGGCTCTCCGATGATCTTGCCCTTGCCCTTGCGGCCATTTCCATCCGCATTGTCGCCCCTATTCCGGGCCGGGATGTGGTGGGCATTGAGATTCCCAATGATGAGCGTGAATTGGTAAATTTACGGGAAATGATCGCATCCAAGGAGTTTGTTCAGTCCAAATCCTTACTGACCCTTGGCCTTGGAAAGGATCTTCTTGGTCAGCCCGTGGCCACCAAGATGGATAAAATGCCCCACCTGCTCATTGCCGGGGCCACCGGTACGGGTAAAAGTGTGGGGCTCAATTCCATGATCATCAGTTTGCTGTACAAAGCCACCCCCGATGAGGTCAAACTGATTATGATTGACCCCAAACGTATTGAACTTTCGGTGTATAATGATATTCCTCACCTGATCACCCCTGTGGTCACGGATATGAAGAAAGCCACCAATGCACTTTTCTGGGCTGTCCGGGAAATGGACCGCCGGTATGAGCTGCTGGAATTGTCGGGCTTAAGAAATATCAAGCAGTTCAATGAGATGGTTGACGAACGGCTCCGGGATATTTCACCGGACACCTCGCCCGAGGATATTGTGCTTCCCGGTGGTCTTCCCCTGGAGAAATTGCCCTTTATTGTGGTGATCGTGGACGAACTCGGGGATCTGATGATGGTGGCTTCAAAAGACGTTGAATATGCCCTGACACGCCTTGCCCAGATGGCCCGGGCCGCAGGTATCCATCTGATCATAGCCACCCAGCGTCCATCTGCCGACGTACTCACCGGCACAATCAAGGCTAATTTTCCCACCCGGTTATCTTTTCAAACCTCTTCAAAAATTGACGGCAGGATTATCATTGACCAGGGGGGACCTGAAAGCCTGCTTGGCAACGGAGACATGTTGTTCTGCCCTCCCGGCACAGGAAAGCTCATGCGTATCCAGGGCGCCTTTATTTCCGAAAAAGAGATCGCCCGGATCACATCCTTTCTTAAAGATCAACGCCGCCCTGATTATAACGAAGAGGTGGTTCAGGGTGATGACGACGGCCAGGAAAAAATGTTTGACGAATCCGAATATGATGAAAAATATGACGAGGCTGTGGCCTTGGTAACCAAGGATCGACAGGCCTCCATTTCCTATGTCCAGCGTCGGTTGCGAATCGGTTACAATCGGGCTGCCCGGCTCATTGAGATGATGGAACATGAAGGCATTGTCGGACCCCAGATCGGTTCCAAGCCCCGGGAAATATTGGTGAGAAGTTATGATGAGGAAAAGATTTCATGACCCGCCCGCTTGATTTTGAATTTTTAAATACCATCAAGGGATTTATGGATGATGATGAGGCCCTGCGTTTATATGATCTTTCCCTGGCTGCTTCTATGATTGGTCCGGTGCTTGAAATCGGTTCATATTGCGGGCGGTCTGCCGCCATTATCGGTTCTGCCTGCAAACAGAACAACGGCATTTTATTTTCCATAGACCATCATGCAGGTTCCGAAGAACAGCAGCCGGGCGAACAATATTTTGATCCTGACCTATACGATGCGCAAACTTTAAGCGTCAATACCTTTCCGTTGTTTCGTCAGACGCTTTTCCGTGCAGGCTTGGAAGATACGGTGGTGCCCATTGTCTGTGCCTCCAAGACAGCAGGCCGCATGTGGAAGACACCGCTTTCCATGGTGTTTATCGACGGTGGGCACTCTTTTGAAGCAGTGCATACGGACTTTTTGACCTGGGCCCCCCATATTATCCCGGCCGGATTTCTGGTCATTCATGATATATTTTTCAATCCCGAAGAAGGGGGGCAGCCCCCACGCCAGGTGTATGAAGAGGCCCTGGCAACCGGGCATTATGAGGTGCTTGAGATGACCGGAACTTTAGGCGTATTGCGGGTGAAAGGTTAGAGTCCTTTTTTACGCTTTTTCATTTTTTCCAGTGTGGTTTTAAATTCTTCACACGGATCTTCATAGGAAACCCGCTGGGTGAACCACAGATAATCGGCAGGGGGCATCGGATCAAACCCTTCAAGGGACAGGGGTTTTAAATAGTGCGATAGCTCCGCAGGTTCTCTTTCTATTTCCGTTATGGCCAAATTTGTCTGGACGGCATTTGGTTTCAAGTGATGTACCCGGTCCATGAGACCTAAACCATACTCAGTATGGCCTGCACCTATGATGATGACAACAGGGCCTGTTTTTCGTCCTGCCTTATCGTGGTCTTGGGTTTGCATGGCATTGAACAGTTCAACCACGGACAAGGCCATCCGGTCATTGCGGGCTACCCAGGTATCATATAACCGGTCCGTCATTCGGCCATGGTCCATGCCGCAATGAACCGATACAAAAACCGATTTCATGTGCGATTCATATGCTGAGTTTGAAAGTCCGGTGGAAAACAGCTGCTGTAATTCAATGGGGGACAGGCCCTCAAGCCCTTTTCGGGTAATCCTGCGTTTTTGGGTGGCGGAGAGGTCAAGGCCTGCGGCTGGAAAGTCATTATCTGCCGCAAGCTTTATCAAATCCCAGTAGTATCCCCACATGGTGTCGGATTGGGTTTTCCATCCCAGTTTGTTCCTGATTCGTTGTTCAACGGCTTTTTCCATTTTCGGTGAATGCGCTTTTTTGCCGGCATCTACCAGATTAAGCAGCAACGGGGTCTCCTGGTATGAAAAAAATTCAAAGCCAAGGATTGGCGCCTGCCCCTGGTCAATGAGGGCTTGGATAATCCGGTGCTGGATGGCATGGTGCATGGGATTATCATGCTTTTCGGACAGATAGATGAGATCACTGTGGAGCAGCGTCTCCATAAGGCCGGCAAAACGGACAGGCTCCCCGGTGTCTCCTTTGACCACGGTGCCGATTAACGGATCATCGCGCATGACGATTTTGGACGTTGTGGCACAACCGCATAACAGACAAAGCACGGACCCAAGCACAGGGAAAATCAGACGTTGCATAATTTCCTCGTAAAAACGCTATTTAATTTCCGTCCAACAGCCGTCCAAGGCCGCCTAAGACAGAACCTTCTCCTTTAGATGAACCCCCGGCGCTTGGCGCATGGCTGATGATACGGTCTGCCAGGCGGGAGAAGGGCAAGCTTTGCAAATAAACGCTGCCATGTCAACGGGAATAATTTTTCCAGGATAGGGTGCGGAAAAGGCCACTCGTTTTTTGTCATGTGCCTGGTTGGTGAAATGGGTAAGAAACAGGCTTTCACCGGTGAGCGCCCGTTTGTCTGCGCCAAAGAGTTTGCCCATAAGCCCTTTGTCCGCTTCAGAGCCGTCTCCCATTTTTGCTTCAAATGCGATGCCCTGCTCCATCCAGTTCATGGCACCGGCCTCCGCAATCACGGTTTCGCCGGGATCCAGCCCCACCTCAACGGCCTGCATGTCATCCCCGAAAATTTGGTAATCCACTTCATGGCATTGCATCGGTTAACTCCTTTAAGCCTATTATGATGAAAGATTGCGCCTTGTTGGGCAGGCAGATAATATTTTTGATATGGCAGGCAGTATATCAGATATATCTGTTCTTTTTCCATTAAAAAGTCATCCAAAATATAATTGGGGGTCACAGTAAAATTCAATTTTACTGTGACCCCCAATTATTGGCGGAGAAGGAGAGATTCGAACTCTCGGTACAAGTTTCCCCATACACTCGCTTAGCAGGCGAGCACCTTCGGCCACTCGGTCACTTCTCCACATTTTTTTTGGCGGAGGAGGTAGGATTCGAACCCACGAGGCTTTAACACCTAACGGTTTTCAAGACCGCCGCCTTCAGCCGCTCGGCCACTCCTCCAAAATTTAACCCGATTAATATAGCATCTTGACACGGGCGGGTCAATTAAAAAGTTTGTTTAATTCCGGGAGGGATTTAAGGGATAGATTTAAATTATTGACACGGGAATTGGTTGGGCTATATTAAGAAGTTTCAAGTTAATGGATGATAACAGGAGAACCCAATGAAACAGAAAATCAGGTTTGAAAAAAATATAGCGGACAATATACTGACGGTTCTTGAATCTGCCGAGGTGGATCCCGGTGTAATTTTGCCTTTGCATGAAGAAGACTATGCCCTTGACGTCATTAGTGCGGCATGCAAAGAGGGATTTCAGGCGTTTCTTAACGTATTTCGCCGTCGCAGTTTTTTTCCCACCAGGGAGCTGTCCGAAAAGTTGTTTGAAAATGCTACTGAATTTTTTGCCGATCCTGAATCGGATAAGATGGTCATTGAGTATAATGATGTGGACACATTGCCCGGCGAAGAGGATTTTTCCCTTGAAGACGATGATGTTGAGCTGGATGCACTGTTAGATGAAGATGGGGACACCAAGGAAGACGAGATGAAAGAAATTGATTCCGAGGACGATACCCCTAGATTCACCCCTGAAGATACCTCTGAACACGAGAATTAATCCTTTATGAAAACAAAAATTAGAACCATCCTCCTGGATGCGGCCCGTACAGCCTTTGAAAAGGGGTTTCTGCCTTCCAACCAGGTGCCTGAATTTGAAGTTGAAACCCCTAAACATGAAGGCCAGGGGGATTTTTCAACCAATTTTGCCATGGTGTCGGCAAAATTGCAGAAAATGGCCCCGGCAAAGATCGCCAAAAGTCTTATTGAGGCCATTTCCGACACTCCCCACACCCCTTTGGGCTCTGTACTGGAAAAAATAGAGGTGGCAGGCCCCGGATTCATTAATTTCTTTTTATCCCCCGGGGCCTGGCACCCGGTGGTGGACCAAGTGCTGAACCAGGATGCAACCTTTGGCGCGTCTGCCCTGGGAAGGGGGAAACGTGTCCAGGTTGAATTTGTATCGGCCAATCCAACAGGTCCGCTTCATGTGGGGCACGGTCGGGGAGCTGCTGTGGGGGATGCCGTCGGCAATATCCTTTCCTTTGCAGGTTTTGATGTGCAAAAGGAATATTATATTAATGACTCCGGCCGCCAGATCAGAACCCTTGGCACATCAGTGTGGCTGCGGCTGCAACAGATGCAGGGAAAAACCGTGGATTTTCCCCAGGACTGCTACCAGGGTGACTATATCCGCGACATTGCCAAAGAGGTGCTTGATGGCCGGGGAAAAGACCTTGCTGATGCCGATGAAAAACAGGGCGTTGAGATCTGTGCCCGATTTGCCGCCGGTAAAATTCTGGCCGGTATCCGGTCCGATTTAGATGCTTTCGGTGTCCGGTTTGACAACTGGTTCAGCGAGCAAAGCCTTTATGATTCGGGTCGGGTCCAGACAGCCATTGACAATTTTAAAGAAAAAGACCTGATCTATGAAAAGGACGGGGCTCTTTGGTTCCGTACTGAAAAATTCGGGGATGAAAAGGACCGGGTGGTGGTGCGCAACAATGGACTTACCACCTATTTTGCATCGGACATCGCCTACCATGACGAAAAATACGAGCGCGGGTTTGATCGTGTCATTGATGTATGGGGGGCGGACCACCATGGATATATCAAGCGTATTGATGCGGCTGTGGTGGCCACGGGACGAAAGAGCGAACAATTTGATGTAATTCTGGTCCAGTTGGTCAATTTACTGCGGGACGGAAATCCCGTGCAGATGTCCACCCGGGCCGGAGAGTTTGTGACGCTTAAGGATATTGTGGACGAGGTGGGAAAGGATGCTGCACGGTTCATGTTTTTAAGCCGCAGTTATGATTCAGGGCTTGATTTTGATCTGGAACTGGCTAAGAAGAAAAGTGCTGATAATCCTGTTTATTATGTGCAGTACGTCCATGCCCGGATTACAGGAATTTTAAACAAGGCAAAGGATGAAGGCCTTATTGACCAGACTGACTTCAACGCCGGTAGTAACCTTGAAAAACTTGTGGCCGAAGAGGAACTCAAGCTGATTAAGCAGGTGGCCGCTTTCCGGGAACAGGTGGAAAAAAGCGCGGAAACCCTTCATCCCCATGTGGTTTTCACCTACCTGATGAGCCTTGCTTCGGCCTTTCATGCCTACTATAACCGGCATAAGGTTATCATGGAAGATAGATCGCTGTCCCTGGCCAGGCTCTCTCTGGTTCTGGCAGTTAAAAAAGTGATCCGTAACGGGTTGACCCTTTTAGGTGTCTCTGCCCCTGAAAGAATGTAGGAGAATTTAAGATTCGTGGTGTTGGGACATATGGCTGGTATCTTTTAATCGGGATCTGGATGTTTGGTCTTGGCGTTTTTGTAGGCAGAGGTTCAACTCCTGTCCTGTTTGAAACCCGACCTTTCCAGGAACGCCTTGGCCGAATGGTGAGTGAGCGTTCTGCCAAACTGCCTAAAAAGGAAAAAATAGATCTTAAATTTTATGATGTTCTTGACGAGCCGGTCTCCTATCTGATCAAAGAAAAAACAGATGATTCCGGAGAAATTGCCCCGGGCCGGGAAACCGGGAAATCAGCTTCGATAGAGTCGACACCCAATACGCCCCAGGCTGAAAAGATTCCTGTCAAGCTCAGTAAAAAACTGGCCACCTGGTATTCTGTCGGGCAGGGTGAAGACAATGGTGATGCCCCGGCACCACTACTTAAAAAGAGTGCTTCGGTAAAAACAGATACAAAAACCAGTGAAAACCGGACTGTGATCCCGCCTGCCCCCAATGTTTTAAAATCAAAAAAACAAACAGGTAAAAAAACAGCTGCGGTCTCCAAAGAAACCAGGCCCGATAGCGGGGCGCCGGTATCGACCCATGGTGCATACACCATTCAGGTTGCGTCATATAAGGATTTAAATGATGCCTTATCCCGGATGGCTCTTCTGAATAAAAAGGGGATTACCTCCTACCGGGTCAGTGTGACGATCAACGGGGTGACCTGGCACCGGATCAGGACCGGCTCTTTTTCCGATCAGGAAGAAGCCGGAGCCCGGCTGGCAAAGCTTGCCGGTTCAGGTGTTAACGGTATCGTCATAAAAAAGGAATAAAAATGAAAATATCACAGCAGGAAGTGGAGAAAATAGCCCATCTGGCCCGGCTGGATGTGGATGATGAACTCAAGGAGACCCTGGCAGAACAGCTCAGTGATATCCTTGATTATATTGATGCTCTCAAGGATGTGGATGTTGACGGGGTGACACCGGTATCAGGGGCGGCATTCATGAATAATGTGCTCCGAGAAGACGAGGAAAAACCGTCCCCGGGCCCGGATGTGACCCTGGCCAATGCACCGGAACGTGACCAGGACTTTTATGTGGTGCCAAGAGTGGTGAAGTAGCCCCCAAAAAAAGCGTAAGGAACTAAAATGAATCTGCATACCCTGACCATTGCCCAGGCCAAAGATCTTCTGGACAAAAAGGAAATATCTTCCGTTGAATTGACACGGGCCTTCCTTGACCGTATTGATAAATATGACAACACGATTTCAGCATTTATTACTGTTGATCGGGATCTTGCCCTGGAACAGGCTCAACAGGCGGACCGGATTATTGCCAAAGGGGAGAACCAGGCTTTTACCGGGATACCCGTGGCCTTAAAAGATGTTTTATGTACAAAGGGGGTGAAGACCACCTGTGCATCTAAAATTCTTGAAAATTTTGTGCCCCAATACGATGCCACGGTGGTGGAAAAATTTAAAGCCCAGGATGCCGTGCTGATCGGCAAGGCCAATATGGATGAATTTGCCATGGGTTCTTCCACCGAAAATTCAGCCTTTTTTGTTACCCGCAATCCCTGGAACACGGACTATGTCCCTGGCGGCTCATCCGGCGGATCTGCCGCTGCTGTGGCGGCCCGGTTCTGTTCCGGGGCCGTGGGCACGGACACGGGCGGTTCCATCCGCCAGCCCGCCTCCCATTGTGGTGTGGTAGGCCTGAAACCCACCTATGGCCGGGTATCACGGTTTGGTGTGGTGGCCTATGCGTCATCTTTGGATCAGGTGGGGCCCATCACCCGGGATGTGACGGACACGGCCATGATGCTCAATCTCATGGGGGGTCATGATCCCAAAGATTCCACCAGTGCACCTGAACCGATGCCGGATTTTTTAAAGGGCATTGCCCTGTTCAAGGAGCAAGGTCTTTCCGGAATGACCGCAGGCATCCCCAAGGAATTTTTAAGCCTCGAAGGCATTGATCCCGAAGTCAAAACAATGTTTGAAAACGCCCGGAAAACCCTGGAGGGGTTGGGTGTTGACATTAAAGAGATCTCCCTGCCCCATACCAATTATGCGGTGGCTGCCTATTATATCATTGCCCCTTGTGAAGCCAGTGCCAATCTGGCCCGGTTCGACGGGGTGAGATACGGGGTCAGGGATATGGATGCCAACGATATTATGGAGATGTACAAGAAAACCAAGTCCAAAGGATTTGGACTGGAGGTCCAGCGCCGGATTATTATCGGCACCTATTCTCTGTCTTCAGGGTATTATGATGCCTATTACGGTCGTGCCTCACAGGTTCGGGCTTTGATCATGGATGATTTTAAACGCGCCTTTGAGTCGTGCGACATTATTTTGTCTCCTGTGGCACCGACACCTGCGTTTAAAATCGGTGAGAAGATCGAAGATCCTTTGACCATGTATTTAAGCGATATTTTTACCCTCTCCTGCAATCTGGCAGGTGTTCCCGGGATTTCAGTGCCCGCGGGTATTTCCTCCACCGGACTTCCCATGGGTCTTCAGATGATGGCCCGGCATTTTGATGAAATGTCACTGATCCGGGCAGGATATGGATTTGAGCAGGCTGTGGGTAAACATCCAGACCCCCCTGAGTTATAAACCACTGAATACACGGAAAAACACGGAAAATGAGTTTGATTTTTGAAGAAGAAACTTATTTGATTCGTGGTGCTGTTTTTGAGGTTTACAAAGAGATGGGATGTGGTTTTCTGGAAGCGGTTTATCAGGAGTGTCTGGAGGTGGAGTTAAGCAAACGGGGCATCCCATTTGTTGCTCAGAAGGAGATCCCGTTGATGTACAAAGGAGAACCGCTTCATCAAATATACAAGCCCGATTTGATCTGTTACAACAAAATCATATTGGAGTTAAAAGCGGTTAAGGATATCTCTCCCGAACATAAAGCACAGGT
Encoded here:
- a CDS encoding DNA translocase FtsK, which codes for MKKELFGVFLIFLIILTSVSLFSYHAADPCVGNHFFTFPHHVNNQFGLIGAHVAGLFIYLFGIGSLWVPLILCLLGLWLIRKKSRKEIGLTLAGGVILIISTGSILFLFSETYAFSDTTISAGGKVGDWLAGFLLKYANITGCVIFLCFFVLVGGMLVTGISLKAVLDVIWYWLIRLSLTIKQEMAEGVGYLRQILENKREQRKAAGFVWAEKLKALTVLPRSDEKDGGDDVEADIHVPDFFSEPGIDANLSPKKINAPMPRSGKVSSPPKKSESEKFVGPTIVEVATDDKEYVADPSINDIREKRNFILPGLSFLDEKQKLRRQIDTDELQNKASILKKKLEDFNVKGEVVEILPGPVITTFEYRPAPGIKLSKIVGLSDDLALALAAISIRIVAPIPGRDVVGIEIPNDERELVNLREMIASKEFVQSKSLLTLGLGKDLLGQPVATKMDKMPHLLIAGATGTGKSVGLNSMIISLLYKATPDEVKLIMIDPKRIELSVYNDIPHLITPVVTDMKKATNALFWAVREMDRRYELLELSGLRNIKQFNEMVDERLRDISPDTSPEDIVLPGGLPLEKLPFIVVIVDELGDLMMVASKDVEYALTRLAQMARAAGIHLIIATQRPSADVLTGTIKANFPTRLSFQTSSKIDGRIIIDQGGPESLLGNGDMLFCPPGTGKLMRIQGAFISEKEIARITSFLKDQRRPDYNEEVVQGDDDGQEKMFDESEYDEKYDEAVALVTKDRQASISYVQRRLRIGYNRAARLIEMMEHEGIVGPQIGSKPREILVRSYDEEKIS
- a CDS encoding class I SAM-dependent methyltransferase, which codes for MTRPLDFEFLNTIKGFMDDDEALRLYDLSLAASMIGPVLEIGSYCGRSAAIIGSACKQNNGILFSIDHHAGSEEQQPGEQYFDPDLYDAQTLSVNTFPLFRQTLFRAGLEDTVVPIVCASKTAGRMWKTPLSMVFIDGGHSFEAVHTDFLTWAPHIIPAGFLVIHDIFFNPEEGGQPPRQVYEEALATGHYEVLEMTGTLGVLRVKG
- a CDS encoding ChaN family lipoprotein, whose product is MQRLIFPVLGSVLCLLCGCATTSKIVMRDDPLIGTVVKGDTGEPVRFAGLMETLLHSDLIYLSEKHDNPMHHAIQHRIIQALIDQGQAPILGFEFFSYQETPLLLNLVDAGKKAHSPKMEKAVEQRIRNKLGWKTQSDTMWGYYWDLIKLAADNDFPAAGLDLSATQKRRITRKGLEGLSPIELQQLFSTGLSNSAYESHMKSVFVSVHCGMDHGRMTDRLYDTWVARNDRMALSVVELFNAMQTQDHDKAGRKTGPVVIIIGAGHTEYGLGLMDRVHHLKPNAVQTNLAITEIEREPAELSHYLKPLSLEGFDPMPPADYLWFTQRVSYEDPCEEFKTTLEKMKKRKKGL
- a CDS encoding AIM24 family protein translates to MQCHEVDYQIFGDDMQAVEVGLDPGETVIAEAGAMNWMEQGIAFEAKMGDGSEADKGLMGKLFGADKRALTGESLFLTHFTNQAHDKKRVAFSAPYPGKIIPVDMAAFICKACPSPAWQTVSSAMRQAPGVHLKEKVLS
- the argS gene encoding arginine--tRNA ligase, coding for MKTKIRTILLDAARTAFEKGFLPSNQVPEFEVETPKHEGQGDFSTNFAMVSAKLQKMAPAKIAKSLIEAISDTPHTPLGSVLEKIEVAGPGFINFFLSPGAWHPVVDQVLNQDATFGASALGRGKRVQVEFVSANPTGPLHVGHGRGAAVGDAVGNILSFAGFDVQKEYYINDSGRQIRTLGTSVWLRLQQMQGKTVDFPQDCYQGDYIRDIAKEVLDGRGKDLADADEKQGVEICARFAAGKILAGIRSDLDAFGVRFDNWFSEQSLYDSGRVQTAIDNFKEKDLIYEKDGALWFRTEKFGDEKDRVVVRNNGLTTYFASDIAYHDEKYERGFDRVIDVWGADHHGYIKRIDAAVVATGRKSEQFDVILVQLVNLLRDGNPVQMSTRAGEFVTLKDIVDEVGKDAARFMFLSRSYDSGLDFDLELAKKKSADNPVYYVQYVHARITGILNKAKDEGLIDQTDFNAGSNLEKLVAEEELKLIKQVAAFREQVEKSAETLHPHVVFTYLMSLASAFHAYYNRHKVIMEDRSLSLARLSLVLAVKKVIRNGLTLLGVSAPERM
- a CDS encoding SPOR domain-containing protein; this translates as MFGLGVFVGRGSTPVLFETRPFQERLGRMVSERSAKLPKKEKIDLKFYDVLDEPVSYLIKEKTDDSGEIAPGRETGKSASIESTPNTPQAEKIPVKLSKKLATWYSVGQGEDNGDAPAPLLKKSASVKTDTKTSENRTVIPPAPNVLKSKKQTGKKTAAVSKETRPDSGAPVSTHGAYTIQVASYKDLNDALSRMALLNKKGITSYRVSVTINGVTWHRIRTGSFSDQEEAGARLAKLAGSGVNGIVIKKE
- the gatC gene encoding Asp-tRNA(Asn)/Glu-tRNA(Gln) amidotransferase subunit GatC, which encodes MKISQQEVEKIAHLARLDVDDELKETLAEQLSDILDYIDALKDVDVDGVTPVSGAAFMNNVLREDEEKPSPGPDVTLANAPERDQDFYVVPRVVK
- the gatA gene encoding Asp-tRNA(Asn)/Glu-tRNA(Gln) amidotransferase subunit GatA yields the protein MNLHTLTIAQAKDLLDKKEISSVELTRAFLDRIDKYDNTISAFITVDRDLALEQAQQADRIIAKGENQAFTGIPVALKDVLCTKGVKTTCASKILENFVPQYDATVVEKFKAQDAVLIGKANMDEFAMGSSTENSAFFVTRNPWNTDYVPGGSSGGSAAAVAARFCSGAVGTDTGGSIRQPASHCGVVGLKPTYGRVSRFGVVAYASSLDQVGPITRDVTDTAMMLNLMGGHDPKDSTSAPEPMPDFLKGIALFKEQGLSGMTAGIPKEFLSLEGIDPEVKTMFENARKTLEGLGVDIKEISLPHTNYAVAAYYIIAPCEASANLARFDGVRYGVRDMDANDIMEMYKKTKSKGFGLEVQRRIIIGTYSLSSGYYDAYYGRASQVRALIMDDFKRAFESCDIILSPVAPTPAFKIGEKIEDPLTMYLSDIFTLSCNLAGVPGISVPAGISSTGLPMGLQMMARHFDEMSLIRAGYGFEQAVGKHPDPPEL
- a CDS encoding GxxExxY protein — protein: MSLIFEEETYLIRGAVFEVYKEMGCGFLEAVYQECLEVELSKRGIPFVAQKEIPLMYKGEPLHQIYKPDLICYNKIILELKAVKDISPEHKAQVINYLKATNLKLGLLINFGSHPKVQIERLAL